In [Phormidium] sp. ETS-05, the genomic window GTTACCTGATGAGTGGAAAGCATCAGAGCCAGATATACCTTGGCACAGGATTGTGGGATTTAGAAATAGACTAGTCCATGACTATTTAGATATAGATTTGGATGTAGTTGGGGATATAATTGAAAATTACTTACCCAGTTTAGAAACAGCCATCGAAAACATTTGCGCCAGATTTTGGCAAGAATAATATATCACCAATCAGTAAACAAATATGAAAGTTGAAGACGCCCAACGCCGAATCTCGGCTTTTACCAAAAAGTTTGACTATCCCCATCTTTACTTAGCTTACCACGCCGCGCTACCCTTAGCCTTAACTCCCGATTTGCTCTATTGCATCTGGGGAAATTTCACCAGAGATATTCATCAGGAACCACTAGGTATTTTATAAATGTACAAACAGCGGATGTAAAACAATGGATCCCAGCGCGACCTATAGAGAAATCGTCAAACAGGTAATTCTCAAATACGCGAAATTGCGCCCATCTCACGGAAACATTCGATTAGATGCGGTGTTTGATGAAACACGAGAACGTTATGCCCTCATGCAAGTAGGTTGGGATAGAGGCAAGCGAGTGAGGGGAAATCTAATTTACCTCACCATACAAGATGGCAAAGTTCATATTGAATACGATGGTATGGAGATGGGGATTACCCAAGATTTGATAGCCCAAGGCATTCCCGAAAATCATATTGTTTTAGCCTTCATCCCAGAATCTCAACCATCTTCCCTCGCCCCTGTGTCACACTGAACCACAAATCAGCCAGAGCTTTATGCTCTGGATTATTCCCTGAAATTATATCATCAATTCTATAGTAGTAGGGTGGGCAGTGCCTGACTCTGAATTCTTTTGATAACCATTGTTCTGTAGTTGGCACTGCCCACCCGACAAACTATTTGTTTAGCTAAAACCACCTACATTTAGTCCGGTAAAATTCAATCGGGTTCTCAATCTGACCCATAAACCGCATTTGCTTCGCCTCCCGATCGCGAATAACTTCGGCTTTTGTCATTTGTCCCCAAGTCCCCAAGTCCGCAATCTCTGTAGGGTGGGCAGTGCCAAAACTAATCACATCTTCACTGGCAGGAGCAGTATTTTGGGCACTGCCCACCCTACGAACTTGACCCATGACCAACGACAAATGACAAATGAACCGATAATTTGTAGTCTAATAAATAAACTGACATCGGAGCCAAGGTAATGGGGCAAATAAAAGTAGTATGCTGTGGATATTACGGCCAAGGTAATGCCGGAGATGAGGCCCTATTAGCTTCCCTGCTGCAAATGCTGCCAAAAAACTGCACTCCTTGCATCATCAGCGGCAACCCCCAGCAAACCCAAGAGCGTTACGGAGTGACAGCCGTGGGGCGGACTGCGGCCCCCCAAGTATTGCAGGCGTTACATCAAGCCGACGCCTTTATCTGGGGTGGGGGTAGCTTGATTCAAGATGCCACCAGCATTCGCAGCCCTTTATACTACGCTGGTTTGATGGGATTAGCGCAACAACTGGGTTTAAAGACGATCGCCCTCGCCCAAGGCATCGGGCCCCTGCGGCGCTCCCTCACCCGCTCAGTGGCGCGGCGGGTATTCGCGGGTTGCACCGCCGTCAGCGTGCGGGATACCGGTTCGGCAAAACTATTGGCAGATTGGAACATTCCATTTATCATGGCTCCAGACCTAGTGTGGGCTTTGGAAGCGAAACCAGCCCCCAGTTTAGGGGCCAGTTTGGGAAATCTACCCGCCCCTCGGGTAGCTGTCACCCTGCGGGAACACCCAGAACTAACCCCCGCACGCCTCAAGGCGATCGAGCAGGCCCTTGTCAACTTTCAAAAAGCCACTAATACATTTATTCTGCTGGTGCCATTTCAGGCATCAAAGGATTTAGCAATTGCCCAGCAACTTGCCACAGCATTAGGAGACAGAGCGCAGATTTTAACCGTGGAAGACCCCCAACAATTAAAAAGTTTATTTCAAGGAGTAGAAATGGCAGTGGGGATGCGTTTGCACAGTATAATTATGGCCGCCGCTGCTCATTGTAAGTGCTTCGGCATCAGTTATGACCCCAAAGTTACCCAACTGATGACAGAATTAGACTTGCCCGGAATTCTGTTATCAGAATTGCCGGAATCCTCCGATACCATCCGTAAAAATTTGCTAGACTGTTATGCTAATGGTCAGCCTCTTTCTGGGGCAAAAACCCAGTCATTAGTTGAAGGAACTCTCATGCACCAAGATATGTTAAAGCAAGTTTTGGCTGCGGATGATTGAGCGTTAGCACATTTACATATAGGAGCTTTTATGGCGGCATAAATGCTCCTGTAGCCATCATCGTTTATCTCAAACTGCCAAACCAAAATGAATTACCAACTGTTTCAATCCCGAATCGAACAAGTCAAACAGCAACCAGGGGTAAATGCCACAGTCATTGATTCCCTGTACAAGTGGATCCTCAAATCAGATGCGGGGCAACGTCACCGCATCAACCCCCATCAAATTGCCAGAGATTGTTTTATGGATTTATCCCTCACTGTCACTGGCTGCTTGCAAGCCGTGAAAGGAGGCATATTTGATTTAAACTGGGACGTTCGCTGCCCTCATTGTGACATGGTTTGTGACGAACACCACGATTTAAGCCAAGCCTCTGGCTTAGGTAAATGCCCCATGTGCGAAATTGAGTTTGAAAGCGATTTTGCCCAGCGTGTGGAAGTTACATTTTCCTTAGCAGCAGATATAGAAAAACCCATAACCAATGCCTCCTGCGCACCTCCATCGGCGCTCAAAGCTAAATTTGAAATGGCGGTTCCTAGCGGGGAAAGTAATTATGCTATAGATTATTTAAATCCCGGCAAATACCGCTACTGTTGTGCGATTACCTTAGCTAAAGGTATCATGGTAGTGGAGGGAGAACCCACAGACAAAATCCAGGAAGTGCAACTCACTCAGTTACCAGGGAGTGAGTTTGATAAAAAACAAATTACCTGCGCTCCGGGTAAAATTAAAATCGAGCTGACTAACTCCGGTGATTCCCTGGCGGGGTTGTACCTGCATGAGGATGAATTGCCCAATCAACTGACGCCAGAGCAACTCCCTCCCAGAGTCAGCGGGTTGCAAATTATCCATTTACCCGTCTATAAACGCCTATTTGGCGACCAAGTGTTATCCCAGCGGGAGCGGATAAAAATCAGCTCCGTAACGGTGATGTTTACCGATATCACCGGTTCTACGAGTATGTATGAGAAGCTCGGTGATGCCAAAGCCTATAATATCGTGCGCGACCACTTTGAGATTTTGTTCGGGGCGATCGAGCAGCAAGGAGGCACAGTCTTAAAAACCATTGGCGATGCGGTGATGGCTTCCTTTATCTCCAGCGAAGCGGCGATCAAAGCGGCAATTAATGCTTTAGTTGATTTTAGAGATTATAACCAAAATCGCCCAGAAGAAGAGCAAGTTAAGATCAAAATCGGCATTCATCGCGGGTCAACGGTTCTGGTAAATCTCAACAACCGGTTAGATTACTTTGGCAGCACAGTTAACAAAGCAGCCAGAATTCAAGGCGTGTCTCAAAGCTGGGAAATTTCCTTATCCGAGGAAGTTTACCATGCCGAAATGCTGGTAACAGCGTTAAAATCGTCTGGGCAATGGGAAGTCACCAAGCATGAGGTAGATTTAAAAGGCATTGAGGGTAAACAGGAGGTTTATTCTTTGGGTTTTTATCCCAGGGGATATTAAAATACAGCGTTTTGCCCGTTTATCTAGGACATTCCCTCACCCCAAACCCCTCTCCCAGAGAGGGAGAGGGGCAATGAGTAGGACAATATGATTTGACAAAGTGCTGTAATCTGGGTAATTACAGGGTAGGGACACGGCATTGCCGTGACCTTACCTAGGGTGGAAAAATCTAATGGTAGTCCAAATATTAGAAAAATCATCAGTCCAGGCTTTAGCGGCTAGATTGGTTATGGGGTGCCATTGGGGGTTTAAATCTCCGAAATTATCGGATTGACGGGATAATAAAACCCATTGGGAGGGAGATTTACCCAGTGCTTTTTCTTCTGGGGTGATTTCTAACTGTTGTTGGCTCAAGGTTGCTAGTCCTAAATCTCGGGCGATCGCGCCTAAAACTGGCTCTAGATTGATGTAGCGGTTAGAAATGTTAATGGCGATTATCCCTTGGGGGGTTAATTTGGTCAAATAGAGCTGGATGGCTTCTCGCGTGACCAGGTGAACGGGAATGGCATCGGAGGTAAAAGCGTCCATAATGATTAAATCATAGCTATGAGCGGCTTTAGCTAGTTGTAAGCGCCCATCACCTAAAATCACGGAAAATGGGGCTTTGGCATCTGGTAAAAAGGTAAAATAATCTGGGTTTTGGGCGATGTCAGCCACCAGGGGGTCAATTTCATAAAAAGTCCACTGTTGCTGGGGGAGGGAATAGGCGGCTAAGGTGCCAATACCCAGTCCCAGAACGGCGACGCGGGATGGTGGTTTATGGCTGTTTAAATAGGTGAATAATTGCCCTAGTGGCCCAGTGGGATAAAAATAAGTTAAGGGGATGTGGCGACGTTTGGGGTCGAGGCTTTGTTTCCCGTGCATGGTGGTGCCGTGCATCAGGAGGTGATAGCCGCCTTCTGAGTCTAGGATAACCCGGTTGATGCCGTAAAAACTGCGTTTTGCTGCTAATAAGCCCGCTAAGTCAGCTAAAGAAAACTGGCCGAGCAATAAAATTAATATAATACCATAAATCAAGCGATATAATTTGATGTGATAAAGGCGATATATGGCATATAATAAGATAATGGCGATAACTATGCCAGCCAGATTAGGGAGAAAAGTCTGGGGGGTGAAGCCGACGAGGAAACCACCAAATAATAAACCTAGGCTGAGGCGGCGGTTAGTTTGGAGGGTGGGGTCGCTGTGATGGGGATTATCGGCGGATAATTCGGGGATGATCAGAATGCTTAGCACCATGATGAGGGGGTATTCTAGGAGGGTGGGGAAGATGAGGGGGGAGACGATCGCGTTAAACACCCCCCCCAACAAACCGCCAAAAGCCATCCACAAATAAAACCCGGTCAAATTTCCCCCAGATGCGCCTAATTGCGGACGACGGCGAGCCAATTCGCCATGAAAAATACAAGCCGCTATAAATAATCCCGCTAAATGCAGAGGCAGAAACAACCATAAGGGTCGCATTGCCTGGAGCAAAACTAAAAAAATTAGTGCGGTGAATAATAAAGGTAAAACTAGCAGAAACCACCGGGAAGGCCAACGGGACGTTCTGGCAAAAGTAACAATAAAAGATAGGAGATAAATTCCTAAAGGAATCGCCCACAGCAGGGGAATTGCCGCCAAATCTGTGGTAATATAAGTAGTGACTCCCAGCATTAAGCTGGAAGGGATAAAAGACAGTAACACCCACTGGGCTTTTTCCTTATTTGTGGGTTGGGTTATCTCTAGGTTTGGGGGAGCAGCAGGGCTAGAAGCTAAAGACGAATTAGTTTTGGCTAAAGCCCAACTAGGAACCGAGCAGGCGAGAGTGAGGCAAATTAATAAGCCATAACCAATTGCCCAGAATTGACTTTGATGAGTGAGAGAAAAATAAGGCTCAATTAGCAGCGGATAAGATACCAGTCCACAAATGCTGCCTAAGTTGCTGGCGGTGTAGAGAAAATAGGGGTCTTGGCTCTGGGGGTGTCCGCTGTCGCTAAACCATTTTTGCACTAGGGGGGCGGTGGTGGCAACGACGAAAAAGGGGCAACCAACGGCTATAGTGAGGAGAGCTAAGAGGGGGAAAATGGGATGAGCATCGCTACTGGTGGCGAGGAAAGTAGCATTTGGGGATATAGTGATGGGCAAAAATAATAAAGGCCCGAAAATGAGCAGACAGTGAAATAGGGCTTGACGGCGGGGGAGCCAGTGAGAGCTGGTAAAGTGGGAGTAGGCGTAACCGAGCAATAAAGTGCCTTGAAAGAAAAACTGGCAAGTGTTCCAAACAGCGGGAGAACCCCCCAACAGGGGAAGAATCATTTTGGCTACCATAAGCTGCACCCAGAACAGCAGGTGGGCGCTGAGAAATAATGTCAAACCGGATACAATTAGCAAGGGTTCCTCCTCTGTGAGGGGGGAGATGAGGGGGAGTGCCTCATTTGGGGTTTTGAGCGATATAGTAATAATTGCATAGTGGAGCAATAACTGGGAGTAGGCGGGAAGCCTTATGACGGCAAATGAGAAGATGACACCAGAGGGCAACTCGGAGCAGTTGGGGACGAATTCCAGGACAGATGTGAGGGGGGCGAACTCGTCCCCATCTGATATTCTGAATCATCACCACGAGAGCAACGGCCATCAGAGCAACGGTGTCTCTGGGCCAGAGGTAGGAAATCAGGAAAATGGGGGTCTAGTGATTGCCCAGCCAGAGGTTAATAGCCTAGCAGAGAATCTGGCCACTGTCCGACCAACGCAAAAGGTGGCGACACCAAGGCGGCGGTGGCATATTAACTACGGGTGGGTGACTTTGATTTCAATCATGGTCACGATTTTGGGGTTGGCCATTGATAATGTGTGGGTTGGGTTTTCTGGGGCAATTTCCACTCTGGTAGTATCCGTGCGGATTTTGCTGCCCAGTTGGGGGCAAATTTGGTCGCAATTGGTGCCCGGTCCGTGGCGATCGTTCATCGTTGGTTGCGGCGGACTCGTGGCGGGTATCATTACCCTCTTGATGCTCAGCGGCGCCAACCAGCAACCCGATTCCCGCAATATCCAAATTAACTGGGATGCTATTGGCGCCGTGGGGGAAGTGGTGGGAGCCCTCGGTCAAATCCTGATTGCGATTATCGCGGTATATGTGGCTTGGCGTCAATACGTGATTTCCAAAGAGCTGACCATTCAGCAAAACCGCATCACCCAACAGCAAACCATTGACGCTTATTTCCAAGGCGTTTCCGACTTAGCATTAAACGATGAAGGGTTGCTAGAAGACTGGCCCCAAGAGCGAGCGATCGCCGACGGACGCACCGCCTCCATTCTCAGCAGCGTGGACTCCGAAGGCAAAGCCAAAATCATCCGCTTTTTGTCTCAGTCCAAGATGCTCACCCCCCTGCGGCGCGATCGC contains:
- a CDS encoding adenylate/guanylate cyclase domain-containing protein, with the protein product MNYQLFQSRIEQVKQQPGVNATVIDSLYKWILKSDAGQRHRINPHQIARDCFMDLSLTVTGCLQAVKGGIFDLNWDVRCPHCDMVCDEHHDLSQASGLGKCPMCEIEFESDFAQRVEVTFSLAADIEKPITNASCAPPSALKAKFEMAVPSGESNYAIDYLNPGKYRYCCAITLAKGIMVVEGEPTDKIQEVQLTQLPGSEFDKKQITCAPGKIKIELTNSGDSLAGLYLHEDELPNQLTPEQLPPRVSGLQIIHLPVYKRLFGDQVLSQRERIKISSVTVMFTDITGSTSMYEKLGDAKAYNIVRDHFEILFGAIEQQGGTVLKTIGDAVMASFISSEAAIKAAINALVDFRDYNQNRPEEEQVKIKIGIHRGSTVLVNLNNRLDYFGSTVNKAARIQGVSQSWEISLSEEVYHAEMLVTALKSSGQWEVTKHEVDLKGIEGKQEVYSLGFYPRGY
- a CDS encoding spermidine synthase; this translates as MLIVSGLTLFLSAHLLFWVQLMVAKMILPLLGGSPAVWNTCQFFFQGTLLLGYAYSHFTSSHWLPRRQALFHCLLIFGPLLFLPITISPNATFLATSSDAHPIFPLLALLTIAVGCPFFVVATTAPLVQKWFSDSGHPQSQDPYFLYTASNLGSICGLVSYPLLIEPYFSLTHQSQFWAIGYGLLICLTLACSVPSWALAKTNSSLASSPAAPPNLEITQPTNKEKAQWVLLSFIPSSLMLGVTTYITTDLAAIPLLWAIPLGIYLLSFIVTFARTSRWPSRWFLLVLPLLFTALIFLVLLQAMRPLWLFLPLHLAGLFIAACIFHGELARRRPQLGASGGNLTGFYLWMAFGGLLGGVFNAIVSPLIFPTLLEYPLIMVLSILIIPELSADNPHHSDPTLQTNRRLSLGLLFGGFLVGFTPQTFLPNLAGIVIAIILLYAIYRLYHIKLYRLIYGIILILLLGQFSLADLAGLLAAKRSFYGINRVILDSEGGYHLLMHGTTMHGKQSLDPKRRHIPLTYFYPTGPLGQLFTYLNSHKPPSRVAVLGLGIGTLAAYSLPQQQWTFYEIDPLVADIAQNPDYFTFLPDAKAPFSVILGDGRLQLAKAAHSYDLIIMDAFTSDAIPVHLVTREAIQLYLTKLTPQGIIAINISNRYINLEPVLGAIARDLGLATLSQQQLEITPEEKALGKSPSQWVLLSRQSDNFGDLNPQWHPITNLAAKAWTDDFSNIWTTIRFFHPR
- a CDS encoding pentapeptide repeat-containing protein, giving the protein MTANEKMTPEGNSEQLGTNSRTDVRGANSSPSDILNHHHESNGHQSNGVSGPEVGNQENGGLVIAQPEVNSLAENLATVRPTQKVATPRRRWHINYGWVTLISIMVTILGLAIDNVWVGFSGAISTLVVSVRILLPSWGQIWSQLVPGPWRSFIVGCGGLVAGIITLLMLSGANQQPDSRNIQINWDAIGAVGEVVGALGQILIAIIAVYVAWRQYVISKELTIQQNRITQQQTIDAYFQGVSDLALNDEGLLEDWPQERAIADGRTASILSSVDSEGKAKIIRFLSQSKMLTPLRRDRHLGRPILDGDGGYAEDRATGVRVIDLGVMLAGADLSGNDLRWTELSEANLVRANLCKCDLVKANFSRTILYEAKLAEADVMGTRFFYGEAETASPRSRTERPNYKTGEYTGAVIENADFTNVKRLSDAQRYYCCAWGGSKTRATIPGGCEGIPNKLER
- a CDS encoding XisI protein, with protein sequence MDPSATYREIVKQVILKYAKLRPSHGNIRLDAVFDETRERYALMQVGWDRGKRVRGNLIYLTIQDGKVHIEYDGMEMGITQDLIAQGIPENHIVLAFIPESQPSSLAPVSH
- a CDS encoding HepT-like ribonuclease domain-containing protein is translated as MQSYTSRGRDSFYQNTMMQDAVMRNLEVMCESIKKLPDEWKASEPDIPWHRIVGFRNRLVHDYLDIDLDVVGDIIENYLPSLETAIENICARFWQE
- the csaB gene encoding polysaccharide pyruvyl transferase CsaB, translated to MGQIKVVCCGYYGQGNAGDEALLASLLQMLPKNCTPCIISGNPQQTQERYGVTAVGRTAAPQVLQALHQADAFIWGGGSLIQDATSIRSPLYYAGLMGLAQQLGLKTIALAQGIGPLRRSLTRSVARRVFAGCTAVSVRDTGSAKLLADWNIPFIMAPDLVWALEAKPAPSLGASLGNLPAPRVAVTLREHPELTPARLKAIEQALVNFQKATNTFILLVPFQASKDLAIAQQLATALGDRAQILTVEDPQQLKSLFQGVEMAVGMRLHSIIMAAAAHCKCFGISYDPKVTQLMTELDLPGILLSELPESSDTIRKNLLDCYANGQPLSGAKTQSLVEGTLMHQDMLKQVLAADD